One Fusarium poae strain DAOMC 252244 chromosome 4, whole genome shotgun sequence DNA window includes the following coding sequences:
- a CDS encoding hypothetical protein (BUSCO:11454at5125) yields MASQLKPVDIPTFATTQLALLDQELQTEIKETSTLISNHSPTALQRAGLALTNLVVSGQRTGLGGRTVLELSPDAATGSADELPEHGLRTGDIVLVAEQPAGSAKKREVKDLEKKGARGVVTKVRREWVSVAIDEGKEEVAFTGRVWAVKLADEVTYKRMNWTMEKLNKMNESEYSSLTRVLFGLSSPSPVAADLTKDENVGNIGWFDPTLNDSQKDAIRFALASREVALIHGPPGTGKTHTLIELILQMIKLDQRILVCGPSNISVDNVVERLAPHKVPILRLGHPARLLPSVVDHSLDVLTQTSEAGAIVKDIRSEMDTKQASIKKTKSGKERKAIYTDLKELRKEFRERERRCVSTLIGGSKVVLATLHGAGGYQLRNEEFDVVIIDEASQALEAQCWVPLVSAKKVVCAGDHLQLPPTIKSANTKVKAPIKDDVEITKGATLEVTLFDRLLALHGPSIKRMLTTQYRMHESIMRFPSDELYDSKLIAADAVKHRLLKDLDYEVEDNEDTNEPVIFIDTQGGDFPEKNEEDDKDTPKKGKASLHGDSKSNEMEAALVQQHVKQLVGAGVRPEDIAVVTPYNAQLAVLAPLKDKFPGIELGSVDGFQGREKEAVIVSLVRSNSEGEVGFLGERRRLNVAMTRPKRSLTVIGDSETVQKGSSFLKKWMQYLEDNADLRYPDASNLMHD; encoded by the exons ATGGCTTCCCAGCTAAAGCCTGTGGATATTCCAACCTTTGCCACCACTCAGCTTGCACTTCTGGACCAAGAGCTTCAGACTGAGATCAAAGAAACCAGCACACTCATTTCCAACCACAGTCCCACAGCCTTACAGCGCGCTGGTCTTGCTCTGACAAACCTCGTCGTCTCGGGCCAACGTACTGGTCTCGGTGGCCGGACTGTTCTAGAGCTCTCCCCTGATGCTGCTACGGGTTCAGCCGATGAACTGCCTGAGCATGGCCTGCGCACGGGAGACATTGTTCTTGTCGCTGAGCAGCCTGCCGGGAGCGCGAAGAAGCGCGAGGTGAAGGATTTGGAAAAGAAGGGCGCCAGAGGCGTGGTGACGAAGGTGAGAAGAGAATGGGTTTCTGTTGCAATCGACGAGGGAAAGGAGGAAGTTGCCTTTACAGGAAGGGTCTGGGCAGTCAAGTTGGCCGACGAGGTGACTTATAAAAG GATGAATTGGACAATGGAGAAGCTTAACAAGATGAATGAGTCGGAATACTCCAGCTTAACCAGAGTGCTCTTCGGCTTGTCAAGTCCATCACCAGTCGCTGCAGACTTGACAAAAGATGAAAACGTGGGGAACATTGGCTGGTTTGATCCTACACTCAACGACTCACAAAAGGATGCTATCAGGTTCGCTCTAGCCTCCCGGGAGGTAGCTTTGATCCATGGGCCTCCAGGA ACTGGCAAAACCCACACTCTCATCGAACTGATTCTTCAGATGATCAAACTAGACCAGAGAATTCTCGTCTGTGGCCCCTCTAATATTTCAGTTGACAACGTTGTCGAGAGACTGGCACCTCACAAGGTCCCGATCCTTCGTCTGGGACACCCGGCTCGTTTACTGCCTTCAGTTGTAGACCACTCACTCGACGTACTCACCCAGACATCAGAAGCTGGCGCGATTGTGAAAGATATACGGTCCGAGATGGACACAAAGCAGGCCTCAATCAAGAAAACAAAGAGCGGCAAGGAACGCAAGGCCATCTACACCGATCTTAAAGAACTACGAAAGGAATTCCGCGAACGAGAACGTCGGTGTGTTAGTACCCTCATTGGCGGCAGCAAGGTTGTACTTGCGACACTGCATGGAGCAGGAGGCTACCAGTTGCGGAACGAGGAGTTTGATGTCGTTATCATCGATGAGGCCAGCCAGGCTCTCGAGGCTCAGTGTTGGGTTCCTCTCGTATCTGCTAAAAAGGTTGTCTGTGCTGGTGACCATCTGCAGCTCCCTCCAACTATTAAGTCAGCCAATACCAAGGTCAAAGCACCAATTAAAGACGATGTCGAAATCACAAAGGGTGCCACGCTTGAAGTTACTCTGTTTGACAGACTGCTGGCGTTACATGGACCTTCAATCAAACGAATGCTGACAACACAGTATCGGATGCACGAGAGTATTATGCGCTTTCCTTCTGACGAACTCTACGATTCCAAGCTCATTGCTGCCGATGCGGTGAAACATCGTCTCCTCAAGGACCTGGACTATGAAGTCGAGGACAATGAGGATACTAATGAGCctgtcatcttcatcgataCACAGGGTGGAGACTTCCCAGAAAAGaacgaagaagacgacaaGGACACTCCCAAAAAGGGCAAAGCAAGTTTGCACGGCGACAGCAAGAGCAATGAAATGGAGGCAGCTCTTGTGCAACAGCACGTAAAACAACTCGTGGGTGCTGGGGTTCGTCCGGAAGACATAGCTGTTGTAACGCCCTACAATGCTCAG CTTGCCGTCTTGGCTCCACTCAAAGACAAGTTCCCTGGCATCGAGCTCGGCAGCGTTGACGGCTTTCAGGGCCGCGAAAAAGAGGCAGTGATTGTGAGCCTGGTTAGAAGTAATTCTGAAGGCGAAGTCGGCTTTCTTGGCGAGAGACGTCGTCTCAACG TTGCGATGACACGCCCTAAGCGATCTTTGACAGTTATCGGAGACTCGGAAACCGTTCAGAA AGGAAgcagcttcttgaagaaatGGATGCAATATCTCGAAGATAACGCCGACTTGCGATACCCAGATGCTTCAAACTTGATGCACGACTAG